One genomic window of Plasmodium coatneyi strain Hackeri chromosome 12, complete sequence includes the following:
- a CDS encoding 60S ribosomal protein L23a gives MVEGTKDKKATMDKKKQDNKKNMKNVKGNAKAAASGNDKLAKKKGATKDKKQLYKGKVKKSLGKNQKMKKGATEESKEKKKIITSIRFKRPKTLKLPKNPKCPKIVKSCYKKTLDKYGILKYPLTSEKAMKKIEEINTLVFICDKRADKRKIMKSVKNLFGISCEKVNVLNRLNGDKKAYVRLSKDHDALEVANKIGIL, from the exons ATGGTAGAAGGGACTAAggataaaa aAGCCACcatggataaaaaaaaacaggataATAAAAAGAACATGAAGAATGTAAAGGGCAACGCCAAGGCAGCAGCCAGCGGCAATGATAAGCTGGCCAAGAAGAAGGGAGCCACCAAGGATAAGAAGCAACTCTACAAGGGAAAGGTTAAGAAGAGCCTAGGAAAGAAccagaagatgaagaagggcGCCACGGAGGAGTccaaggagaagaagaaaatcatCACCTCCATTCGATTTAAGCG ACCCAAAACGCTTAAATTGCCAAAAAACCCAAAGTGCCCAAAAATCGTCAAATCGTGCTACAAAAAAACGCTGGACAAATATGGAATTTTGAAATACCCCCTGACGTCAGAAAAGgccatgaaaaaaattgaagaaataaaCACCCTCGTTTTTATTTGCGACAAGAGGGCAGATAAGAGGAAAATTATGAAGTCCGTGAAGAACCTCTTTGGTATTAGCTGCGAGAAGGTCAATGTGCTGAACAG ACTGAATGGAGACAAGAAGGCATACGTGCGCCTGTCAAAGGACCACGACGCGTTGGAAGTAGCCAACAAGATCGGAATTCtctaa
- a CDS encoding Vacuolar ATP synthase subunit g — MAQNKGSNQLIQQLLKAEEEADLVIKKAKDVRAKMLKEAETTATEELKIFRAKEKERLNKGHKEKTTAEDEAVTLIEQNTKEEIKKYKELFKKNKEQVAQFVFDKVFNVDLTIPDCTQKSL, encoded by the exons ATggcacaaaataaaggatccAACCAGCTCATTCAGCAGCTGCTGAAAGCTGAAGAGGAAGCTGATCTGGTGATTAAAAAGGCCAAAGATG TACGCGCCAAGATGTTGAAAGAGGCCGAAACGACAGCCACGGAAGAGTTGAAGATTTTCCGGGCCAAGGAAAAGGAGCGCCTGAACAAGGGGCACAAGGAG AAAACCACCGCCGAAGACGAAGCCGTAACTCTAATTGAACAAAacacaaaagaagaaataaaaaaatacaaggagctgtttaaaaagaacaaagaacaaGTAGCCCAGTTTGTGTTCGATAAAGTGTTCAACGTAGATTTGACAATTCCAGACTGCACTCAGAAATCGCTTTAA